One window from the genome of Planctomicrobium piriforme encodes:
- a CDS encoding DUF4440 domain-containing protein, with the protein MMRIPVVAMVVLLLGTGSVGWAQPGARRGPEPTLARDPGKGFLDYFNAHDATGLSRLWTADASYTSGDVHLSGRDKIQQAYTDLFKADPKCVLSIRSMTILKAEPSEMQVTGLLDEKHTDGSVTASQFTSTLVKQDDSWLFSKVVEKVLPSSSQASVQLAKLDWLVGNWSDAKDKTQVFNTVTWVEGGNFLRRSYSQVVNGQVVRQGMQIIGWDAETKSFRCWLFDADGTFGEGTISSDDQQSWVMKLAVTLPNGGHASQKQVFQPLSKDQIQIETFDREVDGASLPNGVPVTLVRQMQTSSPMKK; encoded by the coding sequence ATGATGCGGATTCCAGTTGTCGCGATGGTGGTGTTGCTGCTGGGAACAGGCAGCGTCGGCTGGGCTCAGCCTGGCGCACGACGCGGGCCGGAACCGACTCTGGCCCGAGACCCCGGCAAAGGGTTCCTCGACTACTTCAATGCCCACGATGCGACTGGCCTCTCGCGGTTGTGGACAGCGGATGCCTCATACACGTCCGGCGACGTGCATCTTTCCGGTCGAGACAAAATTCAACAGGCCTATACTGATCTCTTCAAGGCCGACCCGAAATGCGTGCTGTCGATCCGCTCAATGACGATTCTGAAAGCCGAGCCGAGCGAAATGCAGGTCACCGGCCTGTTGGATGAAAAGCACACCGACGGCAGCGTCACCGCTTCGCAGTTCACCAGCACCTTGGTGAAACAGGACGACAGTTGGCTGTTCTCGAAGGTGGTCGAGAAGGTTCTCCCCAGTTCGTCGCAGGCTTCGGTGCAGTTGGCAAAACTCGACTGGCTGGTCGGGAACTGGTCTGACGCGAAAGACAAGACGCAAGTCTTCAACACAGTCACCTGGGTCGAGGGAGGCAACTTCCTCCGGCGCTCGTACAGTCAGGTCGTCAACGGCCAGGTGGTGCGTCAGGGGATGCAGATCATCGGCTGGGATGCGGAGACAAAATCATTCCGCTGCTGGCTGTTTGATGCCGATGGCACGTTTGGCGAGGGGACAATCTCCTCGGACGATCAGCAGAGTTGGGTGATGAAGCTGGCAGTGACGCTGCCGAACGGTGGTCATGCCTCACAGAAGCAGGTGTTCCAGCCGCTCTCGAAAGACCAGATTCAGATCGAGACCTTCGATCGCGAAGTGGATGGGGCTTCCCTTCCCAACGGAGTTCCAGTGACGCTCGTCCGCCAGATGCAGACATCGTCTCCGATGAAAAAGTAA